In one window of Opitutus sp. GAS368 DNA:
- a CDS encoding IS110 family transposase codes for MNSYYKVESTEPVRYVSLDISKARLDYTIAGQKCRQVPNTAAGIATLITLVQPLPGVRVVCEATGGYERRLLEQLHQASVPVCRLQPGRVRNFARAEGTLAKTDKIDVGLIYRYACAMHPRVEKPPLPEVTALRELLDYRRQLVDQGTQTANRLETAGPTLQALLQAQREQQAAALAKADELVAQQVRAHPALRAKAERMQQLQGVGPVLATTLLAYLPELGEEDDKRIAALVGVAPHAHDSGETSRPRHARGGRVEVRNVLYMAAVSASQHNPVLSLFYQRLQAAGKPANVCLLAVMRKMIVVLNRMLKDPHFTLVG; via the coding sequence ATGAACTCGTATTACAAGGTAGAGTCGACCGAACCTGTGCGGTACGTCAGCTTGGATATCTCCAAGGCGCGCCTGGACTACACCATTGCCGGCCAGAAGTGCCGGCAGGTCCCGAACACGGCAGCGGGCATTGCCACGCTGATCACCCTCGTCCAGCCGCTGCCGGGAGTGCGCGTGGTATGCGAAGCGACGGGCGGGTATGAACGCCGGTTGCTGGAGCAGCTGCACCAAGCGAGCGTACCGGTCTGCCGCTTGCAGCCCGGGCGGGTGCGTAACTTCGCCCGGGCGGAGGGCACGCTGGCCAAAACCGACAAGATTGATGTGGGGCTGATCTATCGCTACGCTTGCGCCATGCATCCCCGCGTGGAGAAGCCGCCGCTGCCCGAGGTAACCGCGTTGCGCGAGCTGCTGGATTATCGCCGGCAGCTGGTAGATCAAGGCACGCAAACGGCCAACCGGCTGGAAACAGCAGGCCCGACCTTGCAGGCCTTGCTGCAGGCGCAACGCGAGCAACAAGCCGCCGCCCTGGCCAAGGCCGACGAGTTGGTGGCGCAGCAGGTGCGGGCGCATCCCGCCCTGCGGGCCAAGGCAGAGCGGATGCAGCAGTTGCAAGGGGTCGGTCCGGTGCTGGCGACGACGCTGTTGGCGTACCTGCCGGAACTGGGCGAAGAGGACGACAAGCGCATCGCCGCCTTGGTCGGAGTGGCCCCGCATGCCCACGACAGCGGCGAAACCTCCCGGCCGCGCCATGCCCGCGGTGGCCGCGTGGAGGTCCGCAACGTCCTGTACATGGCCGCAGTCAGTGCCTCCCAGCACAACCCGGTCCTGTCGCTGTTCTATCAGCGACTCCAGGCCGCCGGCAAACCCGCCAACGTCTGCCTGCTCGCCGTCATGCGCAAAATGATTGTCGTGCTCAACCGCATGCTCAAAGACCCACACTTTACCCTTGTCGGCTGA
- a CDS encoding YdeI/OmpD-associated family protein, giving the protein MPAKKDPRVDRYIAEAEPFARPVLQHLRKLVHQACPEAEEALKWSSPFFMYRGKILCYMAAFKAHLAFGFWGPAMKKIIAADGHAKDGLGLLGRITSRADLPSDKVLLGYIRTARKLHDAGLSVRPKPKAKPALPVPADLAAALKRSKKAAAAWADFSPSARREYTEWITEAKRPETREARLLTTIEWTAEGKQRNWKYMNC; this is encoded by the coding sequence ATGCCCGCCAAGAAGGATCCCCGCGTCGACCGCTACATCGCGGAGGCCGAGCCCTTTGCCCGGCCGGTCCTGCAACACTTGCGCAAACTCGTCCATCAAGCCTGCCCTGAAGCCGAGGAGGCCCTGAAGTGGAGCAGCCCCTTCTTCATGTATCGCGGCAAAATCCTGTGCTATATGGCTGCGTTCAAGGCGCACCTGGCCTTCGGCTTCTGGGGTCCGGCCATGAAGAAGATCATCGCTGCCGACGGCCATGCCAAGGACGGCCTCGGCCTGCTGGGCCGTATCACGAGCCGGGCCGACCTCCCCTCCGACAAAGTGCTGCTCGGCTACATCCGCACAGCCCGGAAACTTCATGACGCCGGCCTGTCCGTCCGCCCGAAACCGAAGGCCAAGCCCGCCCTGCCCGTGCCGGCCGACCTCGCCGCCGCGCTCAAACGCAGCAAGAAGGCCGCGGCCGCCTGGGCGGACTTCAGCCCCAGCGCCCGCCGCGAATACACCGAGTGGATCACCGAGGCCAAACGCCCCGAGACCCGCGAGGCGCGCCTGCTCACCACCATCGAGTGGACCGCCGAGGGCAAGCAGCGGAACTGGAAATACATGAATTGCTGA
- a CDS encoding VF530 family protein has protein sequence MTGHVSKDPLHGVTLEKILEALVAHHGWNGLAARIEIRCFMFDPSITSSLKFLRRTPWARAKVEQLYREMMAGH, from the coding sequence ATGACCGGCCACGTTTCCAAGGATCCCCTGCACGGCGTTACGCTGGAGAAAATCCTCGAGGCGCTTGTCGCGCACCACGGCTGGAACGGGCTCGCGGCCCGGATCGAGATCCGCTGCTTCATGTTCGACCCGAGCATCACGTCGTCGCTGAAATTCCTGCGGCGCACGCCCTGGGCCCGCGCCAAGGTCGAGCAGCTCTACCGGGAGATGATGGCGGGGCATTGA
- a CDS encoding ATP-binding protein → MAGKKPSSLDKVLDRLDRLDDAGLRTLVQRLARERALLETVFNTLQEGVLVITADGEIDYANVAARGLIGFKDETGAGTTLWRLVPGLRASLEGATAGGPKAGQPVVTREFELTYPAPRVVRLYMVPFSEGEGGVPRFAIILTDITSAKKSTEELIENEKVSSILLLAAGVAHELGNPLNSLTIHLQLIERKLKKLKGSKEADSLGDSIRICQDEVTRLDGIIRNFLEAIRPRPPDLAEVNVVEVIEDVLRFQGKELADRGLAVEAELPASTPVIMADRNQLKQVFFNLVKNAMEAMPAGGKLGLRVGADDDSVFVRLADTGAGIKTEDLAKLFSPYHTTKTGGHGLGLMIVQRIMRDHGGHVGIESKEGVGTVVTLQFPQKHRRVRMLPGT, encoded by the coding sequence ATGGCCGGCAAGAAACCCAGTTCGCTCGACAAGGTGCTCGACCGGCTCGACCGGCTCGACGACGCCGGCTTGCGGACGCTCGTGCAGCGGCTCGCCCGCGAGCGCGCGCTGCTCGAGACCGTCTTCAACACCCTGCAGGAGGGCGTGCTCGTCATCACCGCCGACGGGGAGATCGACTACGCCAATGTAGCCGCGCGCGGGCTCATCGGTTTCAAGGACGAAACCGGCGCCGGCACGACGCTGTGGCGGCTGGTCCCCGGCCTGCGCGCCTCGCTCGAGGGCGCCACGGCCGGCGGGCCGAAGGCCGGGCAGCCCGTCGTCACCCGCGAGTTCGAGCTGACTTACCCGGCCCCGCGCGTCGTGCGGCTTTACATGGTGCCGTTCAGCGAGGGCGAAGGCGGGGTGCCGCGCTTCGCCATCATCCTTACGGATATCACCAGCGCGAAGAAATCCACCGAGGAACTGATCGAGAACGAGAAGGTCTCGTCCATCCTGCTGCTCGCCGCCGGCGTGGCCCACGAGCTGGGCAACCCGCTCAACTCCCTCACCATCCACCTCCAGCTCATTGAGCGGAAGCTGAAAAAGCTCAAGGGCTCGAAGGAGGCCGACTCGCTGGGCGACTCGATCCGGATCTGCCAGGACGAGGTGACGCGGCTCGACGGCATCATCCGGAACTTTCTCGAGGCGATCCGCCCGCGTCCGCCCGACCTGGCCGAGGTCAACGTCGTCGAGGTCATCGAGGACGTGCTGCGCTTCCAAGGCAAGGAACTGGCCGATCGCGGCCTCGCGGTGGAGGCCGAGCTGCCCGCCAGCACCCCCGTTATCATGGCGGACCGCAACCAGCTCAAGCAGGTGTTTTTCAACCTCGTGAAGAACGCCATGGAGGCGATGCCGGCCGGCGGCAAGCTGGGGCTGCGCGTCGGGGCGGACGACGACTCGGTATTCGTCCGCCTGGCCGACACCGGTGCGGGCATCAAGACCGAGGACCTCGCCAAGCTTTTCTCGCCCTATCACACGACCAAGACCGGCGGCCACGGGCTCGGACTGATGATCGTGCAGCGCATCATGCGCGACCACGGCGGGCACGTCGGCATCGAGAGCAAGGAGGGCGTCGGCACGGTCGTGACGCTCCAGTTCCCGCAGAAGCACCGCCGCGTGCGGATGTTGCCGGGGACGTGA
- a CDS encoding YncE family protein codes for MKNPTSRPVRLFTFGLLSCLVAALGRAEGSYHLLNEIPVGGDGGWDYLSVDSASHRLYVSHATKVVVIDTATDKVVGEVADTPGIHGMVVAPELGRGFTSNGRENKASIVDLKTLQTLSKVDTGQNPDAILYEPGRSEVYTFDGRGKTATVFEAATGKVVATIPVGGKPEFAQADPAAARVYCNIEDLNEVIAIDTKTHTIVNHWPIAPGEEASGMAIDLDHHRLVIGCSNAKMVIMDSATGKVVASLDAGKGIDATSFDPGTQLAFASAGDGTVTIAHEDTSDKFTPVQKLATERGARTMTLDTVTHKIYLASAQYEAPAPAPAGGGRPPRPKMIAGSFKILVYGLDK; via the coding sequence ATGAAAAACCCTACCTCGCGACCCGTCCGTCTGTTCACCTTTGGTCTTCTCTCCTGCCTCGTTGCCGCGCTCGGCCGTGCCGAGGGCTCCTATCATCTGTTGAACGAAATCCCGGTCGGCGGCGACGGCGGCTGGGACTACCTCTCGGTGGATTCCGCCAGCCACCGGCTTTATGTGTCCCACGCAACCAAGGTCGTCGTGATCGACACGGCCACGGACAAGGTTGTCGGCGAGGTGGCCGATACGCCGGGCATCCACGGTATGGTCGTCGCTCCCGAACTAGGGCGCGGCTTTACCAGCAACGGCCGCGAGAACAAGGCCAGCATCGTGGACCTGAAGACCCTGCAGACGCTGAGCAAGGTCGACACCGGGCAGAACCCCGACGCCATCCTCTATGAGCCCGGTCGGAGCGAAGTGTATACCTTCGACGGGCGCGGCAAGACGGCCACCGTGTTCGAGGCGGCCACCGGCAAGGTCGTCGCCACGATCCCGGTCGGCGGCAAGCCCGAGTTCGCGCAGGCCGACCCCGCCGCGGCCCGGGTCTATTGCAACATCGAGGATCTGAACGAGGTCATCGCCATCGACACCAAGACGCACACGATCGTGAACCACTGGCCCATCGCCCCCGGGGAGGAAGCCAGCGGCATGGCCATCGACCTGGACCACCATCGGCTCGTCATCGGTTGCAGCAACGCCAAGATGGTCATCATGGACAGCGCCACCGGCAAGGTGGTCGCGAGCCTCGACGCCGGCAAGGGGATCGACGCCACGTCGTTTGATCCCGGCACGCAGCTGGCGTTCGCCTCCGCCGGCGACGGCACGGTCACCATCGCCCACGAGGACACCTCGGACAAGTTCACCCCGGTGCAGAAACTGGCCACCGAGCGCGGCGCGCGCACCATGACGCTGGATACTGTGACGCACAAAATTTACCTCGCCTCGGCCCAATACGAGGCACCGGCCCCGGCACCCGCCGGGGGCGGCCGCCCGCCGCGGCCGAAGATGATCGCCGGGAGCTTCAAGATCCTGGTCTACGGCCTGGACAAATAG
- a CDS encoding ribonuclease HII — protein sequence MAKRRQLRGFDLKQIYGFGGLIGVDEAGRGALAGPVVAAAVLVSPEFLEGRWAVGKSGRVNDSKQLTAAERSELYAEFEELVAQGQIHANFGAATVVEIETVNILGATKLAMRRALEGIYPPDAFARKTEPDLFASEAEKAAFRPTVSCSILIDGLPLRSFPYPHQGIVSGDARSLCIAMASIIAKVTRDRLMDELDKLHPGYGFAQHKGYGTEEHREAILRLGRSAVHRDSFLRKLFAQPRDLEGQMILFD from the coding sequence ATGGCTAAACGCCGACAACTCCGCGGGTTCGACCTGAAGCAGATCTACGGCTTCGGCGGGCTGATCGGCGTGGACGAGGCCGGACGCGGGGCGCTCGCCGGACCGGTCGTGGCCGCTGCTGTGCTCGTGTCGCCGGAATTCCTCGAGGGCCGCTGGGCCGTCGGCAAGTCCGGTCGCGTCAACGATTCCAAGCAGCTGACCGCCGCCGAGCGCAGCGAGCTGTATGCGGAGTTCGAGGAACTGGTCGCGCAGGGCCAGATCCACGCCAACTTTGGCGCCGCCACGGTGGTCGAAATCGAGACGGTCAACATCCTTGGCGCCACCAAGCTCGCGATGCGCCGCGCCCTCGAGGGCATCTATCCGCCCGACGCCTTCGCGCGGAAGACCGAGCCGGACCTCTTCGCCAGCGAGGCGGAGAAGGCCGCGTTCCGGCCGACCGTGTCGTGCTCGATCCTGATCGACGGCCTGCCGCTGCGCAGCTTCCCGTATCCGCACCAAGGGATCGTCAGCGGCGACGCCCGTTCGCTGTGCATTGCGATGGCGTCGATCATCGCCAAGGTCACGCGCGACCGGCTGATGGACGAGCTCGACAAGCTGCACCCCGGCTACGGCTTCGCGCAGCACAAGGGCTACGGCACGGAGGAGCACCGCGAGGCCATCCTCCGGCTCGGCCGCAGCGCCGTGCACCGCGACAGCTTCCTGCGCAAGCTCTTCGCCCAGCCGCGCGACCTCGAGGGCCAGATGATCCTGTTTGACTGA
- the rnhC gene encoding ribonuclease HIII, whose translation MPKRFDDADEKPKAITSYTIKLDDAQMEKLRSAVAAKNWEEAEVPYARFAFKGPKVNVTAYTSGKVVVAGKDTEDFVQNVIEAEVTGAPKLGYDEVLHPDWYEPHAGLDESGKGDLFGPVVAATVIADKDAVLAWQAAGVRDSKTVVDTQILKLDELIRTTPGVVVETRYMTMAEYNRVMARPYASLNRLLAQHHADALDAALKRKWVPRGLLDQFSKEPLVQRELKKLGLERFNLAMRTKAEEDPVVAAASIVARAEFVRLMRDLSREFGDKLQKGAGAEAKAQARVLIDRFGAKALGRFAKLHFRTCYEVVSEAGKLNELPLPVPKEKTEWKR comes from the coding sequence ATGCCCAAACGGTTCGACGACGCCGACGAGAAGCCCAAGGCGATCACCTCCTACACCATCAAGCTCGACGACGCGCAGATGGAGAAACTGCGTTCGGCCGTCGCCGCCAAGAATTGGGAGGAGGCCGAGGTGCCGTATGCACGTTTCGCCTTCAAGGGCCCGAAAGTCAACGTGACCGCCTACACCAGCGGCAAGGTCGTCGTGGCCGGTAAGGACACCGAGGATTTCGTGCAGAACGTCATCGAGGCCGAGGTCACCGGCGCCCCCAAGCTGGGCTACGACGAGGTGCTTCATCCCGACTGGTATGAGCCCCACGCCGGCCTCGACGAAAGCGGCAAGGGCGACCTCTTCGGCCCGGTCGTCGCCGCGACGGTCATCGCCGACAAGGATGCGGTGCTGGCCTGGCAGGCGGCCGGCGTGCGCGACAGCAAGACCGTCGTCGACACCCAGATCCTCAAGCTCGACGAGCTCATCCGCACCACGCCGGGTGTCGTGGTCGAGACCCGCTACATGACGATGGCGGAATACAACCGCGTCATGGCCCGGCCCTACGCCAGCCTCAACCGGCTGCTCGCGCAGCACCACGCCGACGCGCTCGACGCCGCGCTGAAGCGCAAATGGGTGCCGCGCGGCCTGCTCGACCAGTTTTCCAAGGAACCGCTCGTCCAGCGCGAGCTCAAGAAGCTCGGCCTCGAGCGCTTCAACCTCGCGATGCGCACCAAGGCCGAGGAGGATCCGGTCGTCGCCGCGGCCTCGATCGTGGCGCGCGCCGAGTTTGTCCGCCTCATGCGCGACCTGTCCCGCGAGTTCGGCGACAAGCTCCAGAAGGGTGCCGGCGCGGAGGCCAAGGCCCAGGCGAGGGTGCTGATCGACCGGTTCGGCGCCAAGGCGCTCGGCCGCTTCGCCAAGCTGCACTTCCGCACCTGCTACGAGGTCGTCTCGGAGGCCGGCAAGCTCAACGAGCTGCCGCTGCCCGTGCCGAAGGAAAAGACCGAGTGGAAGCGGTGA